In Flavobacteriaceae bacterium, the following proteins share a genomic window:
- a CDS encoding metallophosphoesterase produces the protein MIKKNIKLGFCLVLCFISMSLFAQTSNKDSQEQNNSHEKLIINDGPYVFIEENKLIEKTIVDGEVFVKNLPLDAYDLIYNPEGSTYKNVNKIAALSDIHGQFDLAVEILKNNKIIDDELKWIYGDGHLVIVGDVFDRGHKVTEVLWLLYNLENQAESRGGKVHYLLGNHEYMILHNDLRYINKKYEAVSKLLETNYRELFSDKTILGKWLRSKATMVKINNDIYVHGGVSEDFISVGFEIETINKKMREAIDLNKEQMKTTSFYNDFFGAKGPIWYRGYFYDNMKDQEIIDILKKTNSKHIIVGHCSNKKVVQLYDNKIFGVDSSIKNGKYGEILLIEKEFYNRGTMKGEKLSFD, from the coding sequence ATGATTAAAAAAAATATCAAACTCGGATTTTGCTTGGTGTTATGTTTTATTTCTATGAGTTTATTTGCTCAAACAAGCAATAAAGATTCTCAGGAACAAAATAACAGTCACGAAAAATTAATAATAAACGATGGGCCATATGTTTTTATTGAAGAAAATAAACTTATTGAAAAAACAATAGTTGATGGAGAGGTTTTTGTTAAGAATTTACCGTTGGATGCTTATGATTTAATCTATAACCCAGAAGGTTCTACATATAAAAATGTAAATAAAATTGCAGCTTTAAGTGATATTCATGGTCAGTTTGATTTAGCTGTTGAAATATTAAAAAATAATAAAATAATAGATGATGAATTAAAATGGATTTATGGAGATGGACATTTAGTTATTGTTGGAGATGTTTTTGATCGTGGTCATAAAGTAACAGAAGTTCTTTGGTTATTATACAACCTTGAAAATCAAGCAGAATCAAGAGGTGGGAAAGTTCATTATTTATTGGGAAATCATGAGTATATGATATTGCACAATGATTTAAGGTATATCAATAAAAAATATGAAGCTGTATCAAAGTTATTAGAAACGAATTATAGAGAACTTTTTAGCGATAAAACCATTCTTGGAAAATGGCTCCGTTCTAAAGCTACGATGGTAAAAATAAATAATGATATTTATGTACATGGAGGGGTTTCTGAAGATTTTATATCGGTAGGGTTTGAAATTGAAACTATAAATAAAAAAATGAGAGAAGCGATTGATCTAAATAAAGAACAAATGAAAACTACTTCTTTTTATAATGATTTTTTTGGAGCCAAAGGACCCATTTGGTATCGTGGTTATTTTTACGATAATATGAAAGATCAAGAAATTATAGATATTCTAAAAAAAACTAATTCTAAGCATATTATAGTTGGGCATTGTTCAAATAAAAAAGTAGTTCAACTTTATGACAACAAAATTTTTGGGGTCGACTCTAGCATAAAAAATGGAAAATATGGAGAAATATTATTAATTGAAAAAGAATTCTATAATCGTGGGACTATGAAGGGTGAAAAATTATCTTTTGATTAA
- a CDS encoding NAD(P)/FAD-dependent oxidoreductase, with the protein MSHYDVIIVGGGAAGFFAAINIAEQNPELRIVILERGKTVLNKVKISGGGRCNVTHAEFTPSELVTNYPRGEKEMLGPFHQFMTGDTIEWFEKRGVELKIEDDGRMFPMSNSSQTIVDCFLNQIDKHKIEVFKNHSVKQINKKETYWELKTSQNTLTASKLLIATGNSTKIWNLLKQLDHQIVRPIPSLFTFNIKDERIKDIPGIVAQNTEVKILDTSLESSGPLLITHWGMSAPAILKLSAFGALELAKRDYKFKIEVNFISQSYDDTLNGLKEIKQKFSKKKVVNSVVFDLPKRLWYKLVIAASIFENTKWADVNKSQLEQLSNQITKAVFNVNGKSTFKEEFVTAGGVDLKEINFKTFESKLHKNLFFAGEVLNIDAVTGGFNFQNAWTGAYIAAKEISK; encoded by the coding sequence ATGAGTCATTACGATGTAATAATAGTTGGAGGCGGGGCAGCAGGTTTTTTTGCAGCAATTAATATTGCCGAACAAAATCCTGAATTAAGAATAGTAATTTTAGAACGAGGTAAGACAGTTTTAAATAAAGTGAAAATATCTGGCGGTGGAAGATGTAATGTAACTCACGCAGAATTTACGCCTTCAGAACTAGTGACTAATTATCCTAGAGGCGAAAAAGAAATGCTAGGTCCATTTCATCAATTTATGACTGGTGATACGATAGAATGGTTTGAAAAAAGAGGTGTAGAACTAAAAATAGAAGATGATGGACGTATGTTCCCTATGTCTAATTCATCGCAAACTATTGTTGATTGTTTTTTAAATCAGATTGATAAGCATAAAATTGAAGTATTTAAAAATCATTCTGTAAAACAAATCAATAAGAAAGAAACTTACTGGGAATTAAAAACTAGCCAAAACACTTTAACCGCTTCAAAATTATTAATAGCCACAGGAAACTCCACCAAAATATGGAATCTATTAAAGCAATTAGATCATCAAATTGTTAGGCCTATACCTTCACTCTTTACATTTAATATAAAAGATGAACGTATTAAAGATATTCCAGGCATAGTTGCGCAAAATACAGAAGTGAAAATTTTAGACACTTCTTTAGAATCTTCAGGACCGTTATTAATTACACATTGGGGAATGAGTGCGCCAGCAATTTTAAAACTTTCTGCTTTTGGTGCTTTAGAATTGGCAAAGCGAGATTATAAATTTAAAATTGAAGTGAATTTTATTTCACAATCATATGATGATACATTAAATGGTTTAAAAGAGATAAAACAAAAATTCTCTAAAAAGAAAGTTGTTAATTCTGTAGTGTTTGATCTACCAAAACGATTATGGTATAAACTAGTAATAGCAGCAAGTATATTTGAAAATACAAAATGGGCAGATGTAAATAAAAGTCAATTAGAGCAATTATCAAATCAAATTACAAAAGCAGTTTTTAATGTTAATGGAAAAAGTACTTTTAAAGAAGAATTTGTAACAGCAGGTGGGGTAGATTTAAAAGAAATAAATTTTAAAACTTTCGAAAGTAAATTACATAAAAACTTATTTTTTGCAGGTGAGGTTTTAAATATCGATGCAGTTACTGGAGGATTTAATTTTCAAAATGCTTGGACTGGAGCTTATATTGCTGCTAAAGAAATTTCTAAATAA
- a CDS encoding AraC family transcriptional regulator, with amino-acid sequence MNYKYTRFSDQSNFILTDFNCASFDQRLGTGDYYKIIWAKEQDIMIGIDGYHIILKKDHILFCTPLNMLRLEPYTKGAISYIFNREFYCIRDHDQEVSCNGFLFMGSSTPPIVKLTTKERKSFALLFDFFEEEFETKDHIQGEMLRVLLKRLLIKSVRLLKKVMPEPEIKQSNMDVIRKFNLLVEEYFREKHKVSDYAALLNKSPKSLSNLFLKYNNNNKSPLKVINERIILEAKRLLRFSDKTSKQIAFELGYTESTHFYKFFKKHMGVSVKTYKSQNF; translated from the coding sequence ATGAACTATAAATATACTAGGTTTTCAGACCAGAGCAATTTTATTTTAACGGATTTTAATTGTGCATCTTTTGATCAACGCTTAGGAACGGGAGATTATTATAAAATTATTTGGGCTAAAGAGCAAGATATAATGATAGGAATAGATGGTTATCATATTATTCTTAAAAAAGATCATATACTATTTTGTACCCCTCTTAATATGCTTCGATTAGAACCTTATACTAAAGGTGCGATTTCTTATATATTTAATAGAGAGTTTTATTGTATTCGTGATCACGACCAAGAGGTATCTTGTAATGGGTTTTTATTTATGGGATCTTCGACTCCCCCAATTGTTAAATTGACAACTAAAGAACGAAAAAGCTTTGCATTATTATTTGACTTCTTTGAAGAAGAATTTGAAACTAAAGATCATATTCAGGGAGAAATGTTACGAGTATTACTTAAAAGATTATTGATAAAATCTGTTAGATTATTAAAGAAAGTAATGCCAGAACCAGAAATAAAACAATCAAACATGGATGTGATCAGAAAGTTTAACCTGTTGGTAGAAGAATACTTTAGAGAAAAGCATAAAGTTTCAGATTATGCTGCTTTATTAAATAAATCCCCAAAATCACTTTCAAATCTATTTTTGAAATATAACAATAATAATAAGTCGCCTTTAAAAGTGATAAATGAACGTATAATTTTAGAAGCAAAACGGTTATTAAGGTTTTCTGATAAAACATCAAAACAAATTGCTTTTGAGTTAGGCTATACAGAGTCAACACATTTTTATAAATTTTTTAAAAAGCATATGGGAGTTTCTGTTAAAACTTATAAGAGTCAAAATTTTTGA
- a CDS encoding GAF domain-containing protein, producing MSINDQYESPLLLKISFNKLIEKYEVLAESDDEFKASKAKRVLKIQEPFPELREGFTDIALLKKYEKEIGIILQDSFSQVLTDNEIKTASVPFHNLIFNSSERFKKIVKNAGNDFELTIKNMPEDDIYIIACTIILNFCYGYNLNFKRPFFYEIPDANGIMRYYKILYNADFTEIIPSENAIKITQEDVDELLDNFDNIELWKEKFPPKSYIFKGFVISNIFDVTDDQSISNIKSNLIGENKRGDENFMEDFHNVFRSLLNIKELKVGFSTYNKVEDTFERVYGEGIESFLLNDLDVNKCSLTLCNVSYETLLKDKKFYSISDIDKFYDLSKGKAPQYRILKEQGVKSAILAPIADDKELLGILELVSHKSKALNSINANKLIDVMPYILTAVQRSKKEEENLIEAVIQQECTSIHPSVHWKFENEARIFIKERAKGNSVAFNRIAFEDVYPLYGQIDIKGSSNARNWATKQDLSTQLKAANLILNQIFENEPLPIYEQLSFKINNYLKALEEHFQVDSEQQISNFFVEKITPLFKHLSGLNKLTKEIKSYFNEIDDKLNTLYKHRKDYDDTVRQINKKMASLLDAEQVKAQIMYPHYFERFKTDGVEHNMYVGESITKEKSFDPIYLYNLRLWQLQIMCEMENSYYQMRSEFPISLDVASMILVFSSPLSISFRMDEKQFDVDGTYNARYEIVKKRVDKAFIKGTKKRITEKGKITIVYSQKQDEREYLGYIKFLQSKRYLDTDVEIVELQDLQAVTGLKAIRVSVLYHKQNDDKELFYTYEDLMKELKA from the coding sequence ATGTCTATTAACGACCAATACGAATCTCCTTTATTGCTTAAAATAAGTTTTAATAAACTTATTGAAAAGTATGAAGTACTTGCAGAAAGCGATGACGAATTTAAAGCGTCAAAAGCTAAGCGAGTGTTAAAAATTCAAGAACCTTTCCCAGAATTAAGAGAAGGGTTTACTGATATTGCTCTGTTAAAAAAGTATGAAAAAGAAATAGGTATTATACTTCAAGACTCATTTAGTCAAGTATTAACTGATAATGAGATTAAAACAGCTTCAGTTCCTTTTCATAATTTAATATTTAACTCTTCTGAACGATTTAAGAAAATCGTAAAAAATGCTGGAAATGATTTTGAGTTAACAATTAAGAATATGCCTGAAGATGATATATATATTATCGCGTGTACTATCATTCTTAATTTTTGTTATGGCTATAATTTAAATTTTAAACGCCCATTTTTTTATGAAATACCTGATGCTAATGGAATTATGCGTTATTATAAAATTTTATATAATGCGGATTTTACAGAAATTATCCCATCAGAGAATGCTATAAAAATAACTCAAGAAGATGTTGATGAATTATTAGATAATTTTGATAATATAGAATTATGGAAAGAAAAATTTCCACCTAAAAGCTACATATTTAAAGGATTTGTAATTTCTAATATTTTTGATGTTACTGATGATCAATCTATATCAAATATTAAGTCTAACTTAATTGGAGAGAACAAACGTGGAGATGAAAACTTTATGGAAGATTTTCATAATGTTTTTAGGTCTTTGTTAAATATTAAAGAGCTTAAAGTAGGTTTTTCGACTTATAATAAGGTAGAAGATACGTTTGAGCGTGTTTATGGCGAAGGTATAGAAAGTTTTCTTTTAAATGATTTAGATGTTAATAAATGCTCATTAACATTGTGTAATGTATCTTATGAAACATTATTAAAAGACAAGAAATTTTATTCAATATCTGATATTGATAAATTTTATGACCTATCTAAAGGGAAAGCACCACAGTATAGAATACTTAAAGAGCAAGGCGTTAAAAGTGCTATTTTAGCTCCTATAGCTGATGATAAAGAATTACTGGGGATTTTAGAACTAGTATCTCATAAATCAAAAGCATTGAATAGTATTAACGCGAACAAGTTAATAGATGTAATGCCCTATATTTTAACTGCTGTACAGCGTTCTAAAAAAGAAGAAGAGAATTTAATTGAAGCAGTTATTCAGCAAGAATGTACATCTATTCACCCTAGTGTACATTGGAAATTTGAGAATGAAGCAAGAATTTTCATCAAAGAGCGTGCTAAAGGTAATTCTGTAGCATTTAATAGAATTGCATTTGAAGATGTTTATCCACTTTATGGACAAATAGATATTAAAGGATCTTCTAACGCTAGAAATTGGGCAACAAAACAAGATTTAAGCACTCAACTTAAAGCTGCAAATTTAATTTTAAATCAAATATTTGAAAATGAGCCGCTTCCAATCTATGAACAATTAAGTTTTAAAATAAACAATTATTTAAAAGCACTTGAAGAACATTTTCAAGTAGATAGTGAACAACAAATTTCAAACTTTTTTGTAGAAAAAATTACCCCTTTATTTAAGCATTTATCTGGTTTAAATAAACTGACTAAGGAGATAAAATCTTACTTTAATGAGATAGACGATAAACTAAATACGTTATATAAACACCGAAAAGATTACGACGATACAGTTAGGCAAATCAATAAAAAAATGGCTTCTTTATTAGATGCTGAACAAGTGAAGGCTCAAATAATGTATCCGCATTATTTTGAACGTTTTAAAACTGATGGTGTAGAGCATAATATGTATGTAGGGGAATCCATAACTAAAGAAAAATCGTTTGACCCTATATATCTTTATAATCTTAGATTATGGCAATTACAAATAATGTGCGAAATGGAAAATAGCTACTATCAAATGCGCTCAGAGTTTCCAATTTCTTTAGATGTAGCCTCTATGATTTTAGTGTTTAGTTCACCTTTGTCTATAAGCTTTAGAATGGATGAAAAACAATTTGATGTAGATGGAACCTATAATGCTCGATACGAAATTGTAAAGAAACGTGTAGATAAAGCTTTTATAAAAGGAACCAAAAAACGTATTACAGAAAAAGGTAAGATCACCATTGTATATTCTCAAAAACAAGATGAAAGAGAGTATTTAGGGTATATTAAATTTTTACAATCGAAGCGCTATTTAGATACTGATGTTGAAATTGTAGAACTTCAAGATTTACAAGCAGTAACAGGATTAAAAGCTATTCGAGTAAGTGTGCTTTACCACAAACAAAATGATGATAAAGAGTTGTTTTATACTTATGAAGATTTAATGAAAGAGCTTAAAGCCTAA
- a CDS encoding mevalonate kinase gives MKGPLFYSKILLFGEYGIIKDSKGLSIPYNFYNGALKVDNNTSDEAIASNLNLKKFALYLDTIDDGLVIFDSEKLHNDIDAGMYFDSSIPQGYGVGSSGALVAAIYDKYAKEKITVLENLTREKLLKLKTIFSKMEAFFHGKSSGLDPLNSYLSIPILINSQDNIEATGIPCQNCEGKGAVFLLDSGITGETAPMVRIFMDNMKQEGFRKMLKDQFIKHTDACVEDFLKGDIKSLFNNTKQLSKVVLNHFKPMIPKQFHTLWKKGIETNEYYLKLCGSGGGGYILGFTEDIDRAKASLSDYKLEVVYNF, from the coding sequence ATGAAAGGACCTCTTTTTTATTCAAAAATTTTACTTTTCGGAGAATATGGTATTATTAAAGATTCTAAAGGATTGTCTATTCCTTATAATTTTTATAATGGTGCATTAAAAGTAGATAATAATACTTCAGATGAGGCTATCGCTTCTAATTTGAATTTAAAAAAGTTTGCACTCTATTTAGATACAATTGATGATGGATTGGTAATTTTTGATTCAGAAAAATTACATAACGATATTGATGCAGGAATGTATTTTGATTCTTCCATTCCGCAAGGATATGGGGTAGGAAGTAGCGGTGCTTTAGTTGCAGCTATTTATGATAAATATGCAAAAGAAAAGATTACAGTTTTAGAAAATTTAACCAGAGAAAAATTATTAAAACTTAAAACTATTTTTTCGAAAATGGAAGCGTTTTTTCATGGTAAGTCATCAGGGTTAGACCCATTAAATAGTTATTTAAGTATTCCTATTTTAATTAATTCTCAAGATAATATAGAAGCTACAGGAATTCCTTGTCAGAATTGTGAAGGTAAAGGCGCTGTGTTTTTATTAGATAGTGGTATCACAGGTGAAACAGCACCAATGGTTCGTATTTTTATGGATAACATGAAGCAAGAAGGATTTCGTAAAATGCTTAAAGATCAATTTATAAAACATACAGATGCTTGTGTTGAAGATTTCTTAAAAGGCGATATTAAATCATTATTTAATAATACAAAACAATTATCTAAAGTGGTCTTAAATCATTTTAAACCAATGATTCCAAAACAATTTCATACGCTTTGGAAAAAAGGAATTGAAACTAATGAGTACTATTTGAAATTGTGCGGCTCAGGTGGTGGTGGTTATATTTTAGGATTTACTGAAGATATTGATCGTGCAAAAGCATCACTTTCAGATTATAAATTAGAAGTCGTTTATAACTTCTAA
- a CDS encoding phosphohydrolase, whose amino-acid sequence MENLLKEVEKYVTSLLVSELPHTFYYHNLSHTQRVVKKAHLLIEGEQLNSDENHNLIIASWFHDVGYVRGCDNHEENSVEIAKSFLSNLNINSSDIAEISNLIMATKMSHTPQNIAEKIIRDADCAHFASKSYTNISDLLREEWESQGTRSFSDIEWIEENISFFSEHHTFHTNYAQEHWQEGKDKNLIVLFKALKKEKKELKKEKAKSEEIALKKKKAKTPERGIETMFRVTLKNHITLSDIADTKANILLSVNAIIVSLVLSNLVSKLDNPSNSYLIYPTLIFVLFTIAAMILSVLATRPNVTSGKFTKEDVANKKVNLLFFGNFHKMSLPDFEWAMGEMMKDRDYLYSSMKKDLYFLGKVLDRKYKILRITYTVFMIGIIVSVISFAIAFQFQEGFVRL is encoded by the coding sequence ATGGAAAATTTATTAAAAGAAGTTGAAAAGTACGTTACTTCCCTATTGGTATCTGAACTACCTCATACTTTTTACTACCATAATTTAAGTCACACACAACGTGTTGTAAAAAAAGCGCATTTACTGATTGAAGGAGAACAGCTTAATAGTGATGAAAATCATAATTTAATCATTGCTTCATGGTTTCATGATGTTGGTTATGTTAGAGGTTGTGATAATCATGAAGAGAATAGTGTAGAAATTGCTAAATCCTTTTTAAGTAATTTAAATATTAACAGCTCTGATATTGCTGAAATCTCTAACTTAATTATGGCTACTAAGATGAGTCATACTCCTCAAAATATAGCTGAGAAAATAATTCGTGATGCAGATTGCGCCCACTTTGCTTCAAAAAGCTACACAAACATTAGTGATTTACTTAGAGAAGAATGGGAGTCACAAGGCACTCGGAGTTTTTCTGATATTGAATGGATTGAAGAAAATATTTCATTTTTTTCTGAGCACCATACTTTTCATACTAATTATGCACAAGAACATTGGCAAGAAGGGAAAGATAAAAATCTAATTGTTTTATTTAAAGCTCTAAAAAAAGAAAAAAAAGAGCTTAAAAAAGAAAAGGCAAAATCTGAAGAGATTGCATTAAAAAAGAAAAAAGCTAAAACGCCTGAACGAGGCATAGAAACTATGTTTAGGGTAACCCTTAAAAATCATATTACATTAAGTGATATTGCAGATACTAAGGCAAATATATTACTTTCTGTAAATGCTATTATAGTATCTTTAGTACTCTCAAATTTAGTATCTAAATTAGACAACCCTTCAAATAGTTATTTGATCTATCCAACTCTTATTTTTGTCTTGTTTACAATAGCAGCAATGATATTATCTGTATTAGCAACACGTCCAAATGTAACAAGTGGAAAATTCACAAAAGAAGATGTTGCTAACAAAAAAGTGAATTTATTATTTTTTGGAAACTTTCATAAAATGAGCCTCCCTGATTTTGAATGGGCTATGGGAGAAATGATGAAAGATCGAGATTATTTATATTCTTCAATGAAAAAAGATTTATACTTTCTGGGTAAAGTTTTAGACAGAAAATATAAAATTTTACGCATCACTTATACTGTTTTTATGATTGGTATTATAGTATCTGTAATTTCTTTTGCAATTGCTTTTCAATTTCAAGAAGGATTTGTTAGGCTTTAA
- a CDS encoding SLC13/DASS family transporter has translation MNKKNISIVLGPILFLLLEILLPNSIPKPAQAMIASIVWIAFWWVTEAVPIAVTSLLPLVLFPLTGVMDLRATTVPYSNPLIYLFVGGFVLALAMEKWNLHKRIALNIIKLVGVKKRQLILGFIIATGFLSMWISNTATTVMMLPIALSIIKQSKTINKEDSEIESAEDSRFAKALILSLPYAASIGGMATLVGTPTNLIFADAVKRFYDIDIPFDQWMYVGFPIAVLLLFVCWLHLTRGVFKISNKDTLGEKNIIQTEIDKLGKIQPEEKWVLVVFCVVAFAWITRRFLITPFFPAVNDTIIVLIGALLLFVIPSTSKKEERLMDWKTAIKLPWGVLLLFGGAFAVAAGFQESGLTILIGEQLGGLDGISFFIVLFVIILVVNFMTEVTLNMAMCTLMMPILATLAIALDVHPYGLMVGTCIAASCAFMLPIATAPNAVVFGSGTIKIKDMIRAGFLLNVISVIVIAISIYLLLPIFWNIDLQSFPSVFKK, from the coding sequence TTGAATAAAAAGAATATATCTATTGTTTTAGGCCCGATTTTATTTTTATTATTAGAAATTTTATTGCCCAACAGCATTCCTAAGCCTGCCCAAGCTATGATTGCATCTATTGTTTGGATTGCATTTTGGTGGGTAACTGAAGCAGTGCCTATTGCAGTAACTTCATTGCTGCCTTTAGTGTTATTCCCATTAACAGGAGTAATGGATTTACGAGCAACTACAGTACCGTATTCTAACCCTTTAATTTATCTTTTTGTTGGAGGATTTGTATTGGCTTTGGCGATGGAAAAATGGAATCTGCACAAGCGAATTGCACTAAATATTATAAAATTGGTAGGTGTTAAAAAACGACAACTAATTTTAGGATTTATTATTGCAACAGGATTTTTATCGATGTGGATATCAAATACAGCAACAACAGTAATGATGCTCCCCATTGCACTATCCATTATTAAGCAATCAAAAACTATCAATAAAGAAGATTCAGAAATAGAATCTGCTGAAGATTCTCGTTTTGCAAAAGCACTCATTTTATCATTGCCTTATGCAGCATCAATAGGAGGAATGGCAACATTGGTAGGAACACCTACAAATTTAATTTTTGCAGATGCGGTAAAGCGCTTTTATGATATTGATATTCCATTTGATCAATGGATGTATGTTGGATTTCCAATAGCTGTTTTATTATTATTTGTATGTTGGTTACACTTAACTCGAGGGGTATTTAAAATTAGTAACAAAGATACTCTGGGAGAGAAAAATATTATACAAACTGAAATAGATAAATTAGGGAAAATTCAACCTGAAGAAAAATGGGTGTTAGTTGTATTTTGTGTTGTTGCATTTGCATGGATTACCCGTCGCTTTTTAATTACACCATTTTTCCCTGCTGTAAATGATACTATTATTGTATTAATAGGAGCATTGTTATTGTTTGTAATCCCATCGACTTCTAAAAAAGAAGAGCGTTTGATGGATTGGAAAACAGCTATTAAACTTCCTTGGGGAGTATTGTTGCTTTTTGGCGGGGCATTTGCTGTTGCAGCTGGATTTCAAGAATCTGGATTAACTATACTTATAGGAGAACAACTAGGGGGGTTAGACGGAATATCATTTTTTATAGTGCTATTTGTCATAATTCTTGTAGTTAATTTTATGACCGAAGTAACTTTAAATATGGCAATGTGTACTTTAATGATGCCAATTTTAGCTACTTTGGCTATTGCTTTAGATGTACATCCTTATGGATTAATGGTAGGAACTTGTATTGCAGCTTCTTGTGCTTTTATGCTTCCTATAGCTACGGCACCAAACGCTGTTGTATTTGGGTCAGGAACTATTAAAATTAAAGATATGATCAGGGCAGGGTTTCTGTTAAATGTTATTTCTGTAATTGTAATTGCTATTTCTATTTATTTATTATTACCGATATTTTGGAATATAGATTTACAAAGTTTTCCATCAGTGTTTAAAAAATAA
- the mvaD gene encoding diphosphomevalonate decarboxylase: MTEQQFIPKAYINPFENGSVTWEAPSNIALIKYWGKKEGQLPKNPSISFTLNNCKTITTLHFSPKENTDNFSFQIFLDGEEKEAFKPKIETFFKRIEIYVPFLKNYHFKIETSNTFPHSSGIASSASGMSALALCLMNIEKQLHPEMGNVFFNQKASFLARLGSGSACRSIEGDLIVWGEHEGIEGSSDLFGVKYPFEVHDNFKNYQDTILLVDKGEKQVSSTVGHNLMHNHPFAEERFKQAHHNLNQLKTILKSGNLKEFITLVESEALTLHAMMMTSMPYFILMKPHTLNIINKIWKFREASGCQVGFTLDAGANVHVLYPENDTNEVLEFINNELVVYCQNGHYICDTIGFGAKAIN; this comes from the coding sequence ATGACAGAACAACAATTTATTCCTAAAGCGTATATAAATCCATTTGAAAACGGTTCGGTAACTTGGGAAGCACCAAGTAATATTGCACTTATAAAGTATTGGGGAAAAAAAGAAGGTCAACTCCCAAAAAACCCATCGATTAGTTTTACATTAAATAATTGTAAAACGATAACAACATTACATTTTTCGCCGAAAGAAAATACAGATAATTTTTCTTTTCAAATCTTTTTAGATGGTGAAGAAAAAGAAGCGTTTAAACCCAAAATAGAAACTTTTTTTAAACGCATTGAAATTTATGTTCCATTTTTAAAAAATTATCATTTTAAGATTGAAACTTCTAATACATTTCCACATAGTTCTGGGATAGCTTCTTCTGCTAGTGGAATGAGTGCTTTAGCGTTATGTTTAATGAATATTGAAAAACAATTACATCCAGAAATGGGGAATGTATTTTTTAATCAAAAAGCATCTTTTTTGGCTCGTTTGGGGTCTGGTAGTGCTTGCAGAAGCATTGAAGGCGATTTAATTGTATGGGGAGAGCATGAAGGTATCGAGGGGAGTTCAGATTTATTTGGTGTAAAATATCCTTTTGAAGTACATGATAATTTTAAAAACTATCAAGACACAATTTTATTGGTAGATAAAGGAGAGAAACAAGTAAGTAGTACTGTTGGACATAATTTAATGCACAATCACCCATTTGCAGAAGAGCGCTTTAAGCAAGCACATCATAATTTAAACCAATTAAAAACGATTTTAAAATCTGGAAATCTAAAAGAATTTATAACTTTGGTAGAGAGTGAAGCTTTGACACTTCATGCAATGATGATGACGAGCATGCCTTATTTTATCTTAATGAAGCCTCATACATTAAACATAATTAATAAAATATGGAAATTTAGAGAAGCGTCTGGATGTCAAGTGGGCTTTACTTTAGATGCAGGCGCAAATGTACATGTGCTTTATCCTGAAAATGATACTAATGAAGTTTTGGAATTTATTAATAACGAGTTAGTTGTGTATTGTCAAAACGGTCATTATATTTGTGATACCATAGGTTTTGGAGCAAAAGCAATTAATTAA